The genomic DNA AGACCCTGTAGCTGCACCCCCAGCCAGCGCACCCGGTACGTGAACCGCATCAGCGGCCCCCTGCTCGACCGCTTCGACCTGGTGGTGGAAGTCCCCCGGCTCACCCCCGCCGAACTCGCCCGCGCCTCCGAAGGGGAGCCTACCGCCGCGGTGCGAGAACGGGTGCTGACGGCAAGGGAAAAGATGAAGGCCCGCCAGGGGAAGCTCAATAGCGAACTCTTCGGTAGAGCGCTGCGGCAGCATACGGTGCTTTCCCCCTCCAGTGAAGCCCTCTTGCAAGCGGCCACTAAACGCTTGGCCCTCACCGCAAGGAGCTACGACCGCATCCTCCGGGTAGCCCGCACCATCGCCGACCTCTCGAACTCAGAACCCATCCAGGAAGCCCACCTGGCCGAGGCGCTGACCTACCGGCGGAGTTTGGGGTAAGGATCAGCACCTTACCTTGGAGGAACAGGCTACATCAAAAGCGGTACACCCGCGCAAACGCGAAACGTGGGGCGCCGATGATAACCCTTGGCTCCCTAGGGTAAGGCTCTGGCTCCGAGTAGAGCACCGGCCCGACCTCGCACAGCACCCCAGAGCGGCCCTTCGGGCGGCAGTACTCGCGGTCGTTTGGATCCCTCCCGCCCAAGCCCTCATTGACATAGGGGAAGCCGTACTGGCCGTAGCCTCGCACGAAGTACCTGAGAGGACTGGTTGGATCATCCGCGCCCAGCCCCAACAGTACGAAGGTCCGCTCCGGAAGCCTCCGGGTACGCCTCCAGAGAAGCCGGAACCCGCTCTCCCTGGCGAGATCCACGGTCTTGGCGTTCACCTGAGGGGAGGCGTAGAAACCGCGCTTCCAGTGCCAGCAAAAGGCAGTGGGTACCAATCCTGGGATCTCGGGCACCGCAGGAAGGGCTGCGCGGTGGTTATCTACCAAATAGAAGCGGGCCGAGGGACTCCGTCCGTGTAGCTCGCGGGCCAGCCCCGCTCCCCCGAGAAAAGCCGCCTTGTAGGCCCCATCCCAGCGCAGCGAGAGCCGGAGGGCCCGGGCCACCTCCCGCACCGGGACCACAACCCGGCCCCCCCTGACTACCGGGCTGACTTCGAACGCACCGGGTTGTCCATCCACCCGGTAACCCCTGCCGCGGCCAAACTCCAGGGTGTGCCCGGCAAATGATAGCTGTATGCGGGAGCCCATCGGGTCAGCCGCGAAGCCCATCCCCGCCACCGCCGCCAGGTAGCGCGCAGGCGCCCATAACCGCCCGGTCTCCAGGAAGAGACCGGGCCGGGTGTAGACCAGCCAGAGGTCGGCCACCTTCAGAAAGGGGCCGGTGGAGCAGCCCACGTTCTGCGCGGAAGCCGCTGCAGGAAAGAGCAGGGCAGCGGCCAGGAAGGCTGGGGCGAGGAGTGCACGCATCATTGCAAGCGGATGTACACCTCTTCTGAGCCACTGCTGGTCGAGGTGACCTGGGTCTTGGCGGTCACGCAGTCCTCGGCTACGTCGGGCGCGGTCTGTCTCCAGTGTAAGCCGGAACTCGAGGTGAGGCCCAATCGGAGATCACTCCAGCTCATAGTATCCTTTATCCCGCTGCTCCCAGACCCATTGATCTGAGCGCTGCTAGGAACGTGCTTGAAGACATTGCCGACCCCACTCAGCTTGAGGCTTGGTAGATCGAAATCCACCGATTATGGGGTAAATGGTACTTGCCCTCGGGATCCAGGTATGCGCAGGCCACCTCGCGCGGGTTTGTACTTCCGCTGCGCTGCATCCAAGGGCAGCAGGGCTAAATAGGGCACTACGAAACTCCACTCCACCCGGCTGTCGCCGCGAAACAACGCTACCTCTAGCTCCGCTCGGCGAAAGTACACCTCATCGCTCACGCCCGAGGGGAGCCCCCAAACAAAACACCTGCCTTCGTTTGGAGCCTTCCCTACCAGTCCTTAGTAGCCTCTAGCGGTTCTACGCGATTGTGTCCCATCTCCAGACGGCTTATCTTGGGTACTCGACTCCCGGCAGCTGCACGTCGCCCAACCCCAGGCTCTGGTCGGTCGCAGGCTGGAGGGCGATGTCCACGCCGCCCTTGGGGGGCGAGACCTTAACTGGGTTTTGGCCACCGTAGATGTCGCCGAAGGCGGCTTGACTGTGGAGGTTGCAGGTCAGGAGGTGGAGGAGGCGAAAGACCCCGTCTTATCCGGGATGTCACGCGAGTGTCACGCTGGCTTGTGTAATTTGTACATCAGGCAAGATTATCCGTTTGAATGGGATACTAGAGCTGGGCTTACCAAGACGCTTACGAGGGTTTGCGATCCACCTTTGAGCGCATAGTGCGCGATAATAACTCTGATGCTCGAAACTGTCCCCAAAAACCCTACACCGGCCCCTAGCTGGGTGCTGGGGTTGCTGGGGCGACCCCGGCTCCTCGGCCCGGCGGGTGATACCAACCTTAGATAGATAGTCATTCCTTGGGGATCCACCCGAACCCCGCCACCCCCCGGATGAACTCGGGGTGCTCCTGGAGATAGACACACCGCTCTACCAGACGCTCTTGCAAAGCCTCCAAGTTGGGGAAGCTCTCATTGGCCACCGCTTCCCGCAGCAAAGGCACCACCGGCTCTGCCGGGGAGAGCTCGGGGGTGTAGGGCGGTAAGTGCAGCAGCAGCAGACCGGGCGGTACCTGGAGGTCTTTGGCCCGGTGCCAGCCTGCGTTGTCCAAAAGCAGCACCAGAACCTTCCGCCCCTCTGGGTCCACCTCCTGCTGAAACTCCCGTAGGGCCAGACTCATGAGCTCGCTGTTCACCGTGGGCAGGATCAGGAAGGTACTCCTCCCACTGGCCGGATGCACGAAGAGGTAAACGTACAGCCATTCATAGCGGGTGCGGTGGAAGGCCAGAGGCCGCTGCCCTTTGAGCGCCCAGACCTTACACAGGATGGGTTTCAAGCCCACCCGGGCCTCATCCTGGCTCCAGACCTCCACCGGCTTATCCGGGTGCAACTGCCGCTGGGCCTCTACCACCTGGGCTACTTTTTTTTGAAAGCCTCCTGCTCCTGCTCGCTCGCAGCGCGGGTGTGGCGGGGGCGGGGGCGTTGGAGGCTGAAGCCCAAGCGGCGCAGGTAGGTCCAGGCGGTGACCTCGGCCATGCTCTTACCGGTGTGCGCCTGAACCCAGTGGGCCACCTTGCGGGCCGTCCACACCCCCCCGTCGGGAGGACGCGCTTGCAGGGCCCGCCGGAGGGCTTGTTGCTCCTCCTGGTTCAGCAAGGCCCGCTTATCCCCTCCTGGGTTGTAGCGGTGCTTATCGATGAGCCCTTGGGGTCCCTCGGCGTTGTAGCGCCGGATGAGCTTGTAGACCCAGTTCTGGCTAAACCCGGTGGCCTGGCTCACCGCCAGGGTGCTGGGGCGGTGCTCCCGGGTCTGCTGGGCGTACAACCAGATCACCTGCCAGCGGGTCTTCTCCTTGGCATCCTTGCAGCTACGGTAGCGCTGTTCGAGTTCTTCCAGGCTCAGGTGGGGGTGTAGGGCTATGGCTTTGCTCGGCATGTATTATTATCTACATAGATTTGGTATGAGAGGCTGTCGTAAAAGTCTACTATGCTTGAAGGGTGGCTTCTACACGAAGATTTTACCCCAGCGACCTCTCGGATGCGGAGTGGGTTCTCCTGGAACCCCTCATCCCCGCCCCCAAGCCGGGAGGCCGCCCTGCAAAAGTACCCAGAAGGGAGATCGTCAACGCCATACCCTACGTCCTGAAAAACGGCATCTAGGGGCGGGCCATGCCCCATGACTTACCCCACGGGTCTACGGTCTACCCCTACTTCCGCAAGTGGCAGAAGGA from Meiothermus cerbereus DSM 11376 includes the following:
- a CDS encoding transposase; translation: MASTRRFYPSDLSDAEWVLLEPLIPAPKPGGRPAKVPRREIVNAIPYVLKNGI
- a CDS encoding stalk domain-containing protein → MMRALLAPAFLAAALLFPAAASAQNVGCSTGPFLKVADLWLVYTRPGLFLETGRLWAPARYLAAVAGMGFAADPMGSRIQLSFAGHTLEFGRGRGYRVDGQPGAFEVSPVVRGGRVVVPVREVARALRLSLRWDGAYKAAFLGGAGLARELHGRSPSARFYLVDNHRAALPAVPEIPGLVPTAFCWHWKRGFYASPQVNAKTVDLARESGFRLLWRRTRRLPERTFVLLGLGADDPTSPLRYFVRGYGQYGFPYVNEGLGGRDPNDREYCRPKGRSGVLCEVGPVLYSEPEPYPREPRVIIGAPRFAFARVYRF